A region from the candidate division WOR-3 bacterium genome encodes:
- a CDS encoding C4-type zinc ribbon domain-containing protein, which produces MNPKIETLRSLEEFDLILRDIESESYQQVGFKGVKASEQFIKIAEKERAKLTKKIDPKVLAQYERIMKRYGGRVVVQVIREFCGGCYVRLPSELAVRCRTELVTCPNCGRFLYWVK; this is translated from the coding sequence ATGAACCCAAAGATTGAGACCTTGCGTTCCCTTGAGGAGTTTGACCTTATTCTCCGGGATATTGAGAGCGAAAGCTATCAGCAGGTTGGGTTTAAAGGGGTTAAGGCTTCTGAACAGTTCATCAAGATTGCAGAAAAGGAGAGGGCGAAACTCACAAAAAAGATCGATCCCAAAGTCCTTGCTCAATATGAGCGGATAATGAAAAGGTATGGGGGTAGGGTGGTAGTTCAGGTAATTAGAGAATTCTGTGGCGGCTGTTATGTGAGGTTGCCTTCGGAACTGGCGGTGCGCTGCCGGACCGAACTGGTTACCTGCCCCAATTGCGGTCGTTTCCTCTACTGGGTTAAATAA
- the rsfS gene encoding ribosome silencing factor, which produces MVKGDSSQVARRLAKIIEKKLGEDVVILDLREASPLADFFVIATASSTVHARAIADGLCDPRLLKGLKMPHHIEGWESGQWILLDYFDVIVHIFLAETREFYGLERLWGDVPRRRISQDKKEV; this is translated from the coding sequence ATGGTTAAGGGCGATTCTTCCCAAGTTGCGAGGAGATTAGCGAAGATTATCGAAAAGAAGCTGGGCGAGGATGTGGTGATATTGGATTTGAGGGAGGCATCACCTTTAGCCGACTTTTTTGTTATTGCTACTGCCAGTTCCACGGTTCATGCCCGCGCAATTGCCGATGGCCTGTGCGATCCTCGTTTGCTTAAAGGATTGAAGATGCCCCATCACATTGAAGGATGGGAAAGTGGTCAGTGGATACTTCTTGACTATTTTGATGTTATCGTGCATATTTTTCTTGCGGAGACAAGAGAATTTTATGGTCTGGAAAGGCTCTGGGGTGATGTCCCCCGCAGAAGAATTAGCCAAGACAAAAAGGAGGTGTGA
- a CDS encoding PTS sugar transporter subunit IIA, translating into MNLTSLLRPDRINLHLASRKKPDVLKEMVMMIRSGESAEMLLQTLLKREELGSTGIGKGIAIPHGRSLLLDKLEIAVGRSDKGVEFDAVDRKPVHLLFLVMAPPQDPGNQYLITLGRIALVCQELTKRKQLFTAQTPDEFIEQVRLLEEKVK; encoded by the coding sequence TTGAACCTCACATCATTGTTGAGGCCTGATAGGATTAACCTTCATCTCGCCAGCCGTAAAAAACCAGATGTGTTAAAGGAAATGGTGATGATGATTCGGTCGGGGGAAAGTGCTGAGATGCTCCTCCAGACTTTGCTCAAAAGGGAGGAGCTTGGTTCTACCGGCATTGGGAAGGGTATCGCCATTCCTCATGGCAGGTCGCTTTTGCTTGACAAACTGGAGATTGCGGTGGGCAGGTCAGACAAAGGGGTGGAGTTTGACGCCGTTGACCGGAAACCGGTTCATTTGCTATTTTTAGTGATGGCGCCGCCACAAGACCCAGGAAACCAGTATCTTATTACTTTGGGGAGAATTGCACTTGTCTGCCAGGAACTGACAAAACGGAAACAACTCTTTACCGCGCAAACCCCGGATGAGTTTATTGAGCAGGTTCGACTCCTTGAGGAGAAGGTAAAATGA
- a CDS encoding histidinol-phosphatase HisJ family protein — translation MLFDYHIHPDFSPDAQGSITDYCRQALAIGVKELCFTTHYEPDPVRAEIERIIVRGEARAVDSDWTSAYLEEIERAQRAFPELDIRAGIEIGYEMGLEGRIADFLSQNRFDFVLGAVHCLDHISITSKGEIDEFRFQLKPRGSEFIAKRYFEYVRAAAGSGLFDCLAHLDIWRKCILPEMGTGFLDAIGQFIEPMVSAIAHSRTGLEINTSAFRRGDDEPYPQEEIVRLAVQRGVRIFTIGSDCHRVSDLGSGIKRGMEVLLKLGLEPARFQNRQMISGGQLKLRNCEGWLFPAHWKRYKFS, via the coding sequence ATGTTGTTTGATTATCATATTCATCCTGATTTTTCTCCTGATGCCCAGGGGAGTATCACTGATTACTGCAGGCAGGCATTGGCAATTGGCGTTAAAGAGTTATGCTTTACCACCCATTACGAACCCGACCCGGTGCGGGCAGAGATTGAAAGGATTATTGTCAGGGGTGAGGCAAGAGCGGTTGATTCGGACTGGACCAGTGCCTATCTGGAGGAGATTGAGCGTGCCCAGAGGGCTTTTCCCGAACTTGATATTCGTGCCGGGATTGAAATTGGTTATGAGATGGGGCTGGAGGGCAGGATTGCCGATTTTCTCTCTCAAAATCGGTTTGATTTTGTTCTTGGCGCGGTTCATTGCCTTGACCACATTTCCATCACCTCCAAGGGTGAAATTGATGAATTTCGCTTCCAATTGAAACCGCGGGGATCAGAGTTTATTGCTAAGCGTTATTTCGAGTATGTCCGGGCTGCAGCAGGTTCGGGTCTTTTTGACTGTCTTGCCCATCTTGATATCTGGCGGAAATGCATTTTGCCGGAGATGGGTACGGGTTTTCTTGATGCCATTGGACAATTTATTGAACCGATGGTGAGTGCAATTGCGCACTCCCGAACCGGTCTGGAGATAAACACCTCAGCATTCCGGCGGGGTGATGATGAGCCATATCCTCAGGAGGAGATAGTCCGATTAGCGGTTCAAAGAGGGGTAAGGATATTTACCATTGGCTCTGATTGCCATCGGGTTAGCGATTTGGGCAGCGGGATCAAAAGGGGTATGGAGGTTCTTTTGAAACTGGGTCTGGAGCCTGCTCGGTTTCAAAACCGGCAGATGATTTCGGGAGGTCAACTTAAATTACGAAACTGCGAAGGATGGCTGTTTCCAGCTCACTGGAAAAGGTATAAATTTAGTTAA